In Sporosarcina luteola, a single window of DNA contains:
- a CDS encoding response regulator has translation MLEPIHVVIVEDDFRIADINRQFVNRVEGFVVTYVAKTGEEALTYLRSTEELPHLILLDVYIPDVEGLDLFWTLRSEFTEIDVIMMTAAKEVETVAETLRGGIFDYIVKPVDFDRFERTFVSYKKQKHLLMTKTELNQKEIDLLTGLQIASPPLKDSDDRLPKGIDQLTLEKIKVILNDSDESGITALNTGNKVGVSRSTARRYLEYLVSIKEADAQLKYGDIGRPERRYIPWTE, from the coding sequence ATGCTTGAGCCGATTCATGTAGTCATTGTTGAAGATGACTTTCGGATTGCAGACATTAATCGTCAGTTTGTCAATCGCGTGGAAGGATTTGTTGTGACATACGTTGCGAAGACGGGTGAGGAAGCACTTACTTATTTACGCAGCACGGAAGAGTTACCGCATCTTATTTTACTAGATGTCTATATTCCGGACGTCGAAGGATTAGATTTGTTTTGGACGTTAAGATCCGAGTTCACGGAAATCGATGTCATTATGATGACGGCCGCAAAAGAGGTGGAGACGGTTGCAGAAACATTGCGTGGAGGGATTTTCGATTATATCGTGAAACCGGTGGACTTTGACCGATTTGAACGGACCTTTGTGAGCTATAAAAAGCAAAAGCATCTTTTGATGACAAAAACAGAGCTCAATCAAAAAGAAATTGATCTTCTGACAGGCTTGCAAATAGCCTCACCTCCACTAAAAGACAGTGATGATAGATTGCCGAAAGGAATCGATCAACTTACGTTGGAAAAAATAAAAGTGATTTTGAATGATAGCGATGAATCCGGCATCACGGCATTGAACACCGGAAACAAAGTGGGCGTGAGCCGATCGACCGCAAGGCGTTACCTGGAATATCTAGTGTCCATAAAAGAAGCAGATGCCCAGTTGAAATACGGGGATATTGGCCGTCCGGAACGAAGATACATACCGTGGACAGAATGA
- a CDS encoding CitMHS family transporter has protein sequence MLSIIGLITIVIIVALLISGKVSPIVGLVLVPVAGAFAAGFSFDEIGVFFTEGTTKVASVAIMFIFAILFFGIMQDVGLFDPLINKMIAVSRGNVIAVAVATVIIAAIAHLDGSGASTFLITIPALLPLYKRLKMNPYLLLMLVGTAAAIMNMVPWAGPLGRTASVLDVDVTELWRPLIQIQIIGLVLLIILAVALGYREKRLIAKKASLGEGTIEEGVSDETIAEAQLAATVAEENDLKRPKLLWINAFLAIAVIGVLVWGIIPAGFAFMIGVSIALPLNFPKVKDQMERIKEHAPGGIMMATIILAAGSFLGILNGTNMLTSIATDLVKVLPAFVTPYLHIIIGVFGVPFDLLLSTDAYYFALLPIIDQVALSFGIPSLSTAYAMIIGNIIGTFVSPLSPALWLALGLAGLEMGKHIRYSFMMMWGLSIVLLIIAVLLGVIVI, from the coding sequence ATGCTAAGTATTATAGGTTTGATAACAATCGTCATCATTGTAGCTTTACTTATTAGCGGGAAAGTTTCTCCCATTGTCGGACTCGTGTTAGTGCCAGTTGCAGGGGCATTTGCTGCAGGCTTCAGTTTCGATGAAATTGGTGTGTTTTTCACAGAAGGTACAACTAAAGTTGCAAGCGTTGCCATTATGTTCATCTTTGCGATTTTATTTTTCGGAATCATGCAAGACGTCGGTTTATTCGATCCGCTCATTAATAAAATGATTGCAGTTTCCCGGGGAAATGTCATTGCAGTTGCCGTTGCCACTGTTATCATTGCCGCAATCGCACACTTGGATGGTTCCGGCGCATCGACATTCCTCATTACAATTCCGGCATTGCTGCCTTTGTACAAACGGTTAAAAATGAATCCATATTTGCTCCTGATGCTTGTTGGAACAGCTGCCGCCATTATGAATATGGTGCCTTGGGCTGGTCCGCTCGGTAGAACAGCTTCTGTGCTGGATGTGGATGTGACGGAGCTATGGAGGCCACTTATTCAAATTCAGATTATCGGCCTTGTTTTATTAATTATCCTTGCAGTCGCTCTAGGCTATCGTGAAAAACGCTTAATAGCGAAAAAAGCTTCGTTAGGCGAAGGTACGATTGAAGAAGGAGTTTCCGATGAAACAATTGCGGAAGCACAATTGGCGGCCACTGTTGCAGAAGAGAATGATTTAAAGCGTCCCAAGCTTCTTTGGATCAATGCCTTTCTCGCAATTGCTGTCATCGGCGTTCTTGTATGGGGTATCATTCCAGCAGGTTTTGCATTTATGATCGGCGTCAGTATTGCACTGCCACTCAACTTCCCGAAAGTTAAAGACCAAATGGAACGCATTAAAGAGCATGCGCCAGGCGGAATAATGATGGCGACGATTATTTTGGCAGCTGGATCTTTCCTAGGAATTTTAAACGGTACGAATATGTTGACCTCAATTGCTACAGATCTAGTGAAAGTTTTGCCGGCATTCGTCACTCCATATTTGCATATCATCATCGGTGTATTCGGAGTACCTTTCGACTTGTTGTTAAGCACGGATGCATACTATTTTGCCCTGCTGCCGATTATTGACCAGGTTGCTCTGTCGTTCGGCATCCCATCACTTTCTACGGCTTATGCAATGATCATCGGAAACATTATCGGTACATTTGTCAGTCCATTATCACCAGCGCTTTGGTTGGCGTTAGGACTCGCCGGATTGGAAATGGGGAAACATATCCGCTATTCCTTCATGATGATGTGGGGACTCAGTATCGTCCTCTTAATCATTGCAGTTCTACTTGGCGTGATTGTGATTTAA
- the splB gene encoding spore photoproduct lyase, producing the protein MNKPFIPQLVYFEPNALEYPLGKELKEKFEKMGIEIRFTTSHNQIRDLPGETDAQKYRIAKSTLVVGIRKTLKFDTSKPSAEYAIPLATGCMGHCHYCYLQTTMGTKPYIRTYVNVEEILEAADNYIEERAPEITRFEAACTSDIVGIDHLTHSLKRAIEHFGQTELGRLRFVTKFHYVDHLLDAKHNGHTRFRFSVNADYVIKNFEPGTSPLAKRIEAAGKVARAGYPLGFIVAPIYIHEGWEEGYRHLFERLDEELPQDAREDITFEFIQHRFTKPAKRVIEKNYPKTKLELDEEKRRYKWGKYGIGKYIYQKDEEDELKDRLYSYMEQYFPKAKIEYFT; encoded by the coding sequence ATGAATAAACCCTTCATACCACAGCTTGTCTATTTTGAACCAAATGCATTGGAATATCCGCTTGGAAAAGAATTGAAAGAGAAGTTCGAGAAAATGGGGATTGAAATCCGTTTTACAACATCACATAATCAAATTCGGGATTTGCCGGGCGAGACGGATGCCCAAAAGTATCGAATCGCTAAATCGACGTTAGTCGTCGGGATTCGAAAAACGTTGAAGTTCGATACATCGAAGCCGTCAGCGGAGTATGCCATTCCATTAGCCACGGGATGCATGGGGCATTGCCATTATTGTTATTTACAGACGACAATGGGGACCAAACCGTATATACGGACATACGTGAACGTAGAGGAGATCCTCGAAGCGGCCGACAACTATATCGAAGAACGGGCACCTGAAATCACCAGGTTCGAAGCAGCTTGTACATCGGATATTGTGGGAATTGATCATTTGACTCATTCATTGAAAAGGGCAATTGAACATTTCGGCCAAACTGAACTGGGGCGGCTTCGGTTCGTGACCAAGTTCCATTACGTGGATCATTTGCTTGACGCGAAGCACAATGGACACACGCGATTCCGATTCAGTGTCAACGCCGATTATGTCATCAAAAACTTTGAGCCGGGAACATCTCCTTTGGCGAAACGCATTGAGGCCGCGGGGAAGGTGGCGAGGGCAGGCTACCCACTTGGGTTTATCGTAGCGCCCATTTACATCCACGAAGGCTGGGAGGAAGGGTACAGGCATCTGTTTGAGCGTCTCGATGAGGAGTTGCCACAGGATGCCCGGGAAGACATCACCTTTGAATTCATTCAGCACAGATTTACGAAGCCTGCGAAAAGGGTCATCGAGAAAAACTATCCGAAGACAAAGCTCGAGTTGGATGAGGAGAAGCGGCGCTACAAATGGGGGAAGTACGGCATTGGCAAATATATTTATCAGAAAGACGAAGAGGATGAATTGAAGGATCGCTTATATAGCTATATGGAACAGTACTTTCCGAAAGCCAAAATAGAATATTTCACGTGA
- a CDS encoding DUF4317 domain-containing protein, with protein MNKKAIADFRKRFKLDTDLLRIIDIYNVYIRQESNEIYHEVSQPFALLDREQQELFLSNFKKVLGGKLDAKLFEVKFRSQMEEEADHTQQVLYAGLQSDNVEEWKAEMQKIAQKMIQDTQYEKDIVVTFIRGNYYRPTKRHSEEAEVADRDEVYKNPFILCSMNQTDLPKQSLVFDFNEKIFKSRITLDPVINLTSPIGGFLFPCFTDNAADVNHVLYAAGKVNKPNFHFIENVLDGEEIMTAEEDKVVFEEIVKSVVGDEMNTRTIASVYDEIQRMMEVDDEDEEDESIPTLDTKEVTRVLKASGVEDVDTEKVEMAFRKVIDDDKYEMKASHIVPSYTSKSIKIQTKVANIAISPQDLRFVRQVEVNGKTCILIEVEEDTMIEGFTLLSEELLD; from the coding sequence ATGAACAAGAAAGCAATAGCGGATTTTCGCAAACGTTTTAAGTTGGATACAGATCTATTGAGAATCATTGATATTTACAATGTATACATTCGGCAGGAGAGCAATGAAATCTATCACGAGGTGAGCCAACCTTTCGCCCTCTTGGATCGGGAGCAGCAAGAATTATTCCTCTCCAATTTCAAGAAAGTGCTGGGTGGCAAACTGGATGCAAAGCTTTTCGAAGTGAAGTTCCGAAGTCAAATGGAAGAGGAAGCAGACCATACGCAGCAGGTTCTCTATGCTGGTCTCCAGTCGGACAACGTCGAGGAATGGAAGGCAGAAATGCAAAAAATTGCTCAAAAGATGATCCAAGACACGCAATATGAAAAAGACATCGTTGTCACATTCATAAGAGGGAATTATTACAGACCGACGAAACGGCATAGCGAAGAGGCAGAAGTGGCGGACAGGGATGAAGTGTACAAAAACCCATTCATTCTCTGCAGCATGAATCAGACCGATCTGCCGAAACAATCTCTTGTATTTGATTTTAATGAGAAGATATTCAAGTCTCGTATTACGCTTGACCCGGTCATCAATCTGACGTCCCCGATCGGCGGCTTTTTATTCCCGTGCTTTACGGATAATGCGGCAGACGTCAATCACGTCCTATATGCTGCGGGGAAAGTGAATAAGCCTAATTTCCACTTTATCGAAAATGTGTTGGACGGCGAGGAAATCATGACTGCCGAGGAAGATAAAGTCGTTTTTGAAGAGATTGTAAAGTCGGTTGTCGGTGATGAAATGAATACACGAACGATTGCGAGCGTATATGACGAGATTCAGCGCATGATGGAAGTGGATGACGAGGATGAGGAAGATGAGAGCATTCCTACCTTGGACACAAAAGAAGTTACTCGCGTCCTGAAGGCGAGCGGCGTGGAGGATGTCGATACCGAGAAGGTGGAAATGGCATTCCGGAAAGTGATCGATGATGACAAGTATGAGATGAAAGCAAGCCATATCGTCCCAAGCTATACATCGAAATCGATCAAAATCCAAACGAAAGTGGCAAACATTGCAATCAGCCCGCAGGACTTGCGGTTTGTAAGGCAAGTTGAAGTGAACGGTAAAACTTGCATTTTAATTGAGGTGGAAGAGGACACGATGATTGAAGGATTTACACTCCTTTCGGAAGAGCTGTTGGATTAA
- a CDS encoding YnfA family protein: MIYAIVVFIFAGLAEIGGGYLIWLWLREGKPFYWGMLGGVALILYGVIVTFQSFPSFGRVYAAYGGIFVVLSVLWGWGIDRKTPDLYDWLGAAICIVGVSVMLLAPRQ, translated from the coding sequence ATGATTTACGCAATTGTAGTATTTATATTTGCAGGACTTGCTGAAATAGGTGGAGGTTACCTCATATGGCTATGGTTAAGGGAGGGTAAGCCGTTTTATTGGGGTATGTTGGGTGGCGTAGCTTTAATTTTATATGGGGTAATAGTTACCTTTCAATCATTCCCTTCGTTCGGCAGAGTGTATGCTGCGTATGGGGGGATATTCGTCGTTCTTTCCGTATTATGGGGATGGGGCATTGATAGAAAAACACCTGATTTATATGACTGGCTAGGTGCGGCTATTTGCATAGTCGGTGTTTCGGTGATGTTATTGGCACCGAGGCAGTAA
- a CDS encoding PepSY domain-containing protein — MKVKLLLIGFIILGLLFSLFQIFGDSSAEFTEQEAQDIAIKLYGGKVLDYAEQNGDYEITLENDRGVYYLVVDGKNKKVNTIKLIEKKDELDSAGGKVVSGTIDIPGNEDHVDSRINISEEKLEAIYEKKAIEIALKQAHGIITNVVKVTTQKGDHYKVTIDSVKEVAHVYVQSDTGKVSSVSSIPKKQRYDDDDDHEGETEDIADDD; from the coding sequence ATGAAGGTGAAGCTCCTTCTGATAGGTTTTATTATTCTTGGCCTATTGTTTTCGCTGTTTCAGATTTTTGGTGATTCTTCAGCGGAATTCACTGAACAAGAAGCCCAAGATATAGCTATAAAGCTCTACGGTGGAAAAGTGCTCGACTATGCCGAGCAAAATGGCGACTATGAAATAACGCTTGAGAACGATAGAGGTGTTTATTATTTGGTTGTCGATGGGAAAAACAAAAAAGTGAATACAATAAAACTTATTGAGAAAAAAGACGAACTTGATTCCGCAGGAGGAAAAGTCGTTAGCGGTACTATCGACATCCCTGGCAATGAAGATCATGTAGACAGCAGGATAAACATAAGTGAAGAAAAGCTGGAGGCGATATATGAAAAGAAGGCAATAGAAATCGCTTTGAAGCAAGCCCATGGAATCATTACGAATGTTGTAAAAGTCACTACACAAAAAGGTGATCATTATAAAGTAACAATTGATAGCGTGAAAGAAGTTGCTCATGTATATGTTCAATCAGACACAGGTAAAGTATCCTCCGTGTCATCCATCCCGAAAAAACAAAGGTATGATGACGACGATGATCATGAGGGCGAAACTGAAGATATTGCCGACGATGATTAA
- a CDS encoding sensor histidine kinase — translation MKLQTRIQLFTTVVLIVLLLAANTSIYFIFKNTSISSELNRLSNISNHILIEMNEKPEISMESMLQAYLLSDGLIRTVVKKERHPSIQVFTDNTYRTIPSSYYEKQFEGVFEFEDSMFAIVSIPAISEGGEIINLQLIENIDLLYENIQELKWVLVMTTIVVIIILYFTSGFVGRLILLPIQRLTNTMNTIEKRGSFEKIAVACESKDEINKMAMTFNRMMIKLEASYLKQEQFVSDASHELKTPLTVIDSYIKMLKRWGKERPDMLEEAIHSIESESRHMKYLTEQLLQLAKVEEGIEYEKEVVDIAAIVRSTIQRLQPSFKHTIHFLNDSGYSYVKIHEQSFVQLLVILLDNANKYSDDSITVEMTESNGFVSITVKDRGVGIPKDAQAFVFDRMFRVDKTRSRKTGGTGLGLAIAKKVVEQHDGKIILESVEGMGSNFIVTLPKLEV, via the coding sequence ATGAAATTGCAAACGAGAATACAGTTATTTACGACGGTTGTATTAATCGTGCTGTTACTAGCTGCAAATACGAGCATTTATTTTATCTTTAAAAACACAAGTATTTCATCAGAACTAAATCGTTTGTCGAACATCTCCAATCATATCCTTATAGAAATGAACGAGAAACCGGAAATTTCAATGGAATCCATGTTGCAAGCATATTTACTTAGTGACGGACTGATCCGAACTGTAGTTAAAAAGGAAAGGCACCCGTCCATTCAGGTTTTTACTGACAATACCTATCGAACAATTCCATCCAGCTATTATGAAAAACAGTTTGAGGGAGTCTTTGAATTTGAAGATTCGATGTTTGCTATCGTTTCCATTCCTGCAATAAGTGAAGGCGGAGAAATTATCAACCTGCAGTTGATTGAGAATATTGATCTGTTGTATGAAAATATACAGGAATTAAAATGGGTGTTAGTGATGACTACAATAGTCGTTATAATCATTTTATATTTCACAAGCGGTTTTGTAGGAAGGTTAATTTTACTACCGATTCAACGATTGACGAATACGATGAACACGATTGAAAAAAGAGGGTCATTTGAAAAGATTGCTGTTGCTTGTGAATCGAAGGATGAAATAAATAAAATGGCCATGACCTTTAATCGAATGATGATAAAGCTAGAAGCGAGCTACTTAAAGCAAGAACAATTTGTTTCAGATGCTTCTCATGAATTGAAGACGCCTTTGACGGTCATAGATAGTTACATAAAAATGTTGAAGCGTTGGGGGAAAGAGAGACCGGATATGCTTGAGGAAGCTATCCACTCAATTGAATCGGAATCGCGCCATATGAAATATTTAACCGAACAGCTTTTGCAATTGGCGAAAGTGGAAGAGGGTATTGAATATGAAAAAGAAGTGGTGGATATTGCCGCTATTGTTCGAAGCACGATTCAGCGGCTGCAGCCGTCCTTTAAACATACAATTCACTTTCTGAATGATTCCGGTTATAGTTACGTCAAAATACATGAACAAAGCTTTGTTCAATTGCTTGTTATTTTGCTTGATAATGCTAATAAGTACAGTGACGACAGCATAACGGTGGAAATGACGGAAAGTAACGGCTTTGTAAGTATTACGGTGAAAGACAGGGGAGTCGGCATACCGAAAGATGCACAAGCCTTTGTATTTGATAGAATGTTCCGGGTTGATAAGACGCGAAGCCGCAAAACGGGCGGAACAGGGCTTGGCCTGGCAATTGCAAAAAAGGTCGTAGAGCAGCATGACGGCAAAATCATTCTTGAAAGTGTAGAAGGAATGGGTTCGAATTTTATCGTGACCCTTCCGAAGCTGGAGGTATAA
- a CDS encoding SLC13 family permease — protein sequence MITRMNKRRTKESFAVALVDRISTATLGIISVHVFYLMIIASAAQLGYAAKVSLFAFLSAMTLWVATKIPAGFVAISLLIFIVLLKAGKPELLYNSLSEEIVWLMVGSFIIGEAVKQSGLATRFVESIVKYSSNKNRVLGGVSSALFASAFFIPSTSGRAALSMPMLEQLRNKFSAKEQSVLAIMAPVVILMSTSATLIGAGSHLIGIGLLETTVGRSISFVQWLVWGVPFALVITIITVVVIKFMLWPKEASNEFESTESRNDILPNRPFGKNEKKTLVIIFILMAGWLSESIHGYDIAFITMLGAVLVMLPNYGVITWKQGIKAVSWNLILFVAAATALGQVLVDTGVVSWIEKGMFSAIHLFSEAPEWVVVSIILLVTITSHLYITSHTTRAIVFIPSFILFSQSIGMDPAAVVFLSLIGMNYCITVPVSSKALLLFYEEGEVSYDAKQLAKISSVLMPIYLLVMLLFYFTYWQWTGLHL from the coding sequence ATGATTACGAGAATGAATAAAAGAAGGACAAAAGAAAGCTTCGCAGTTGCTCTAGTCGACAGAATTTCAACGGCAACATTAGGGATTATTAGTGTCCATGTCTTCTACTTGATGATCATTGCTTCAGCCGCCCAACTTGGTTATGCTGCAAAAGTTTCTCTTTTCGCATTTTTGTCTGCCATGACTTTATGGGTTGCAACAAAAATTCCTGCGGGTTTTGTAGCAATCTCGTTACTCATATTTATTGTTTTATTAAAGGCAGGTAAACCAGAGCTCCTCTACAATTCCCTGTCGGAGGAAATTGTGTGGCTGATGGTCGGCTCATTTATTATAGGTGAAGCGGTCAAACAATCAGGGCTTGCAACGCGTTTCGTTGAGTCGATTGTAAAATACTCCAGCAATAAGAATAGAGTGCTAGGAGGTGTTTCGTCGGCATTGTTCGCTTCCGCCTTTTTTATTCCATCCACTTCTGGAAGGGCCGCTCTTTCCATGCCGATGTTGGAACAGTTGCGCAACAAGTTTTCCGCTAAGGAACAAAGCGTGTTGGCAATCATGGCGCCAGTCGTTATTTTAATGAGTACTTCCGCAACATTAATAGGAGCCGGCTCCCATCTGATTGGAATAGGGTTATTGGAAACGACGGTCGGACGGTCCATATCCTTTGTCCAATGGCTTGTTTGGGGTGTACCGTTTGCCCTCGTTATCACTATTATTACAGTCGTGGTTATAAAGTTCATGTTATGGCCAAAAGAAGCATCGAACGAATTTGAATCGACGGAGAGCAGAAATGATATTTTGCCGAATAGACCATTTGGGAAAAACGAAAAAAAGACATTGGTCATCATATTTATTTTGATGGCCGGCTGGCTGTCAGAGAGCATTCATGGTTATGATATTGCATTTATTACGATGCTTGGCGCGGTGCTTGTCATGCTTCCAAACTATGGAGTGATTACTTGGAAACAAGGAATCAAGGCGGTATCATGGAATCTTATTCTATTTGTAGCTGCGGCAACTGCACTTGGCCAAGTCTTAGTAGACACTGGCGTTGTCTCTTGGATAGAGAAAGGGATGTTCAGCGCTATTCACCTGTTTAGCGAGGCGCCTGAGTGGGTGGTTGTAAGTATTATTTTACTTGTTACGATCACGAGCCATTTATATATTACATCTCATACGACAAGGGCGATTGTTTTCATCCCAAGTTTTATCTTGTTCAGTCAAAGTATTGGAATGGACCCAGCTGCGGTAGTTTTTCTAAGTTTAATAGGGATGAATTACTGCATAACAGTACCTGTCAGCTCGAAGGCATTATTGCTTTTCTACGAAGAAGGTGAAGTTTCCTACGATGCAAAGCAGCTAGCCAAAATCAGCTCCGTTTTAATGCCGATTTACTTACTAGTCATGCTGTTATTTTATTTTACGTACTGGCAGTGGACAGGACTGCATTTATAA
- a CDS encoding glycerate kinase family protein, protein MKIVIVPSGFKECLDAEEVAIAMAKGVRRFDEEIEVVVVPMIDGGEGFAKTIVSVKAGELIYKEVTGPVGKKIVSHFGIFTENDKRTAVIEMAAVAGLKHVPRDQRNPLKTTTYGVGELILAALDLGVDNILIGCGDSGTSDGGSGMAQALGVKFFDHHRKQLFIQGGEDLLKVAHIDSTHVDKRLADVSIDVACNWTNVLCGEKGVARVFGPQKGATPHQVEKLSAALEHYAALIQKNSSLDVRTLPGSGASGGLGAGLIAFTGATLHPRFDIIKNYIDIEEKIAGADIVLTAEGSIDFQTPNGKIPAEVARIAKKNQIPVIAITGTIGKGADLNYQAGIDAYSSIIQKPATLEKAISKAPQWIEDSIVAVLRQVSVGLRIARRKMA, encoded by the coding sequence ATGAAAATTGTAATTGTACCATCGGGATTTAAAGAATGTTTAGACGCTGAAGAGGTTGCGATCGCGATGGCTAAAGGGGTAAGACGGTTTGATGAGGAAATTGAAGTTGTAGTTGTCCCGATGATTGACGGAGGGGAAGGGTTTGCAAAAACAATTGTGAGCGTAAAGGCCGGTGAATTAATTTATAAAGAAGTGACGGGCCCTGTTGGAAAGAAAATTGTAAGTCATTTTGGGATTTTTACTGAGAACGATAAACGGACGGCTGTAATTGAAATGGCGGCTGTTGCTGGGTTGAAGCATGTTCCCCGAGATCAAAGAAACCCGTTGAAAACGACTACATACGGGGTAGGTGAACTGATACTCGCAGCCCTTGACCTTGGTGTCGACAATATCCTGATTGGGTGTGGGGATTCCGGCACATCTGATGGCGGCTCGGGAATGGCACAAGCTCTTGGTGTGAAGTTTTTCGATCATCATCGTAAGCAGCTGTTCATCCAAGGTGGTGAAGATTTGCTAAAGGTTGCCCATATAGATTCAACACATGTAGACAAACGACTAGCGGATGTTTCCATCGATGTGGCATGCAATTGGACGAACGTACTTTGCGGGGAGAAAGGGGTAGCTCGAGTCTTTGGCCCGCAAAAAGGAGCGACTCCCCACCAAGTGGAAAAATTGTCGGCTGCACTGGAGCACTATGCCGCTTTAATTCAAAAGAATAGTTCACTCGATGTCAGGACATTGCCAGGCAGTGGCGCATCCGGCGGGCTTGGAGCAGGATTAATTGCCTTTACAGGCGCAACCCTTCACCCGAGGTTCGATATTATTAAAAATTATATTGATATAGAGGAGAAAATTGCAGGGGCGGATATCGTACTCACGGCGGAAGGCAGTATCGATTTTCAAACACCGAACGGAAAAATTCCAGCTGAAGTGGCTAGGATTGCGAAAAAGAATCAAATTCCGGTTATAGCGATCACAGGTACGATCGGTAAAGGTGCAGATCTAAACTACCAGGCAGGTATCGATGCATATTCAAGCATCATTCAAAAACCGGCAACATTGGAAAAGGCGATCAGTAAAGCACCCCAATGGATTGAAGACAGTATTGTAGCAGTTCTTCGCCAAGTGAGCGTAGGACTTCGGATTGCTAGAAGAAAAATGGCATAG
- a CDS encoding CidA/LrgA family holin-like protein — protein MKTFIVVLQICILYIFSYIGNVIQNFFHLVIPGSIIGLLLLFTCLCFKIIPVKWIESGAGFLLSLLMLFFIPTTVGVMNYSSLLSFQGALFILAVLVSTVISIAITGTAGQFFEKKAQNRKGDQECSKPHSPSV, from the coding sequence ATGAAAACTTTCATCGTTGTTTTACAAATTTGTATTTTATATATATTTTCGTATATTGGAAACGTTATTCAGAACTTTTTCCACTTAGTCATTCCGGGCAGTATTATAGGACTCTTATTACTATTCACTTGTTTATGTTTTAAAATTATTCCGGTGAAATGGATAGAAAGTGGAGCGGGATTTCTACTCAGTTTATTAATGTTGTTCTTCATTCCAACAACAGTCGGTGTCATGAACTATTCCTCGTTACTCTCTTTTCAAGGTGCACTGTTCATCCTTGCTGTTCTAGTAAGTACAGTCATTTCCATTGCAATTACAGGTACGGCAGGACAATTTTTTGAGAAAAAGGCACAAAACAGAAAGGGTGATCAAGAATGCAGCAAGCCACACTCGCCTTCTGTATGA
- a CDS encoding LrgB family protein produces MQQATLAFCMILVTIIAYLAMAKVYKRYSYSVLIPVLTATTIIIIILSLFHISYDSYMIGGQWISSLLGPSVVALAYPLYNQRRFLLDNLLPIIGGVLVGASSGMVSVALLAKLFRIDHSLALSLIPKSLTTPVAIEVARGLGGNASLAVVCVMIAGIFGAIVAPSIFKWTRVHTPIGRGIALGSASHAIGTAKAAEYGELTFSMSSITMALSAIIGSVLGPIVVWMFHI; encoded by the coding sequence ATGCAGCAAGCCACACTCGCCTTCTGTATGATTTTAGTAACCATCATTGCATATCTAGCGATGGCTAAAGTCTATAAGCGGTATTCTTACTCAGTTCTCATACCTGTTTTAACTGCGACTACTATTATTATCATTATCTTGTCATTGTTTCATATTTCATATGACAGCTATATGATTGGAGGGCAATGGATAAGTTCCCTATTAGGTCCATCCGTTGTCGCACTTGCTTATCCTTTGTATAACCAACGTCGTTTTTTACTTGATAATCTATTGCCCATAATAGGAGGGGTTTTGGTTGGCGCAAGTTCGGGGATGGTCAGTGTTGCTCTCCTTGCTAAACTTTTCCGGATCGACCACTCATTAGCCCTTTCCCTTATCCCAAAATCCCTTACGACTCCTGTTGCAATTGAAGTCGCAAGAGGATTGGGCGGAAATGCATCGCTGGCGGTTGTCTGTGTTATGATTGCAGGTATCTTTGGCGCAATAGTTGCACCTTCTATTTTCAAATGGACGCGCGTGCATACCCCGATCGGCCGAGGCATTGCCCTTGGAAGTGCATCGCATGCAATCGGGACTGCCAAAGCCGCTGAATACGGTGAACTCACCTTTTCGATGAGCTCTATCACAATGGCATTAAGTGCAATCATCGGATCCGTTCTTGGACCGATTGTTGTATGGATGTTTCATATTTGA